Proteins encoded together in one Salarchaeum sp. JOR-1 window:
- the leuD gene encoding 3-isopropylmalate dehydratase small subunit, translating into MSRGPADTVKRVTGTGIPVRGDDIDTDQIIPARFLKVVTFDGLGQFAFFDQRFDEDDEPLEHPFNENRFEGASVLAVNANFGCGSSREHAPQALMRWGIDAIVGESFADIFAGNCLALGIPTVVADHDTVTDLQDFIDENPDAEVTVDVANETVTFGDRTVAVEVDDAQHTALVEGVWDTTALLRSNADAVEETAHSLPYTDV; encoded by the coding sequence ATGAGCCGGGGGCCCGCCGACACCGTGAAACGAGTCACGGGCACCGGGATTCCCGTGCGCGGCGACGACATCGACACCGACCAGATAATTCCCGCGCGCTTCCTGAAGGTCGTGACGTTCGACGGCCTCGGGCAGTTCGCCTTCTTCGACCAGCGATTCGACGAGGACGACGAGCCGCTGGAGCATCCGTTCAACGAGAACCGCTTCGAGGGCGCGTCCGTGCTCGCGGTGAACGCGAACTTCGGCTGCGGGTCGAGCCGGGAGCACGCGCCGCAGGCATTGATGCGGTGGGGCATCGACGCCATCGTCGGCGAGTCGTTCGCCGACATCTTCGCGGGGAACTGCCTCGCGCTCGGCATCCCCACCGTCGTCGCGGATCACGACACCGTCACCGACCTCCAGGACTTCATCGACGAGAACCCGGACGCCGAGGTCACTGTCGACGTCGCGAACGAGACCGTGACCTTTGGCGATCGAACGGTCGCTGTCGAGGTGGACGACGCCCAGCACACGGCGCTCGTGGAGGGCGTCTGGGACACGACGGCGCTCCTGCGGTCGAACGCCGACGCCGTCGAAGAGACCGCGCACAGCCTCCCCTATACGGATGTCTGA
- the ilvN gene encoding acetolactate synthase small subunit, whose amino-acid sequence MSDGLQGPAPEERPRPEGRRNSQGIRIDPEVEAEPEPRRTTITALVENEPGVLSEVSDLFSRRQYNIESLTVGTTQNPEWSRVTVVVEEPDPNIEQIEKQLDKVVPVIHTRELGSDAVSRELVLVKMDADEPERVHAITEMYDGTTLDAGPRSVTVELTGSEREIDDALDALRQFDIREIARTGKTALARGETKTSIAPDRLK is encoded by the coding sequence GTGAGCGACGGACTGCAGGGGCCCGCGCCCGAGGAACGGCCCCGTCCGGAGGGCCGACGGAACAGCCAGGGCATCCGTATCGACCCCGAGGTCGAGGCGGAACCGGAGCCCCGGCGCACTACCATCACGGCGCTCGTGGAGAACGAACCCGGCGTCCTCTCCGAGGTCTCCGACCTCTTCAGCCGCCGCCAGTACAACATCGAGTCCCTCACCGTCGGGACGACGCAGAACCCCGAGTGGTCGCGGGTCACCGTGGTGGTGGAGGAACCCGACCCGAACATCGAACAGATAGAGAAACAGCTGGACAAGGTCGTGCCCGTCATCCACACGCGCGAGCTCGGCTCAGACGCCGTCTCCCGCGAGCTGGTGCTCGTGAAGATGGACGCGGACGAGCCGGAGCGCGTGCACGCTATCACGGAGATGTACGACGGTACGACTCTCGACGCCGGGCCGCGCAGCGTCACGGTCGAACTCACGGGCTCCGAGCGCGAAATCGACGACGCGCTCGACGCGCTCCGCCAGTTCGACATCCGGGAGATAGCCCGCACCGGCAAGACCGCGCTCGCGCGCGGCGAGACCAAGACATCCATCGCCCCAGACCGACTCAAATGA
- the leuC gene encoding 3-isopropylmalate dehydratase large subunit, which yields MSERTLYDKVYDRHRVTTLPTGQDQLFVGLHLVHEVTSPQAFGMLEERDLDVAYPERTHATVDHIVPTEGRDRPYADDAAEEMLSELEENVRDAGIEFSHPGTGDQGIVHVVGPEQGLTQPGMTVVCGDSHTATHGAFGALAFGIGTSQIRDVLATGTVAMEKANVRQVRVEGELGDGVSAKDVILEVIRRLGTDGGSGYVYEYAGSAIESLSMEGRMSICNMSIEGGARAGYVNPDETTYDWLRETDAFENDPERFAELKPYWESIRSDDDAEYDDVVTIDANALEPMVTWGTTPAQGVGVTESIPEPESCHSPETARQAQEHVGVSPGETMEGYLVDVAFLGSCTNARLRDLRRAAEVVRGREVADGVRALVVPGSQRVQAATEAEGLDEVFREAGFEWRDPGCSMCLAMNDDQLEGDEVCASSSNRNFVGRQGSTEGRTILMNPKMVAAAAVTGEVTDVRTMREVTTA from the coding sequence ATGAGTGAGCGAACGCTCTACGACAAGGTCTACGACCGACACCGCGTGACGACGCTCCCCACGGGACAAGACCAGTTGTTCGTCGGATTGCACCTGGTGCACGAGGTGACGAGTCCGCAGGCGTTCGGGATGCTCGAAGAGCGCGACCTCGACGTGGCGTACCCGGAGCGGACGCACGCGACGGTCGACCACATCGTTCCCACGGAGGGCCGCGACCGGCCGTACGCGGACGACGCCGCCGAGGAGATGCTCTCGGAACTGGAGGAGAACGTCCGCGACGCCGGCATCGAGTTCAGCCACCCGGGGACGGGCGACCAGGGTATCGTGCACGTCGTCGGCCCCGAGCAGGGGCTCACCCAGCCGGGGATGACGGTCGTGTGCGGCGACAGCCACACGGCGACGCACGGCGCGTTCGGCGCGCTCGCGTTCGGTATCGGCACGAGCCAGATTCGGGACGTTCTCGCCACTGGTACGGTGGCGATGGAGAAGGCGAACGTGCGTCAGGTTCGCGTCGAGGGCGAACTCGGCGACGGCGTCTCCGCGAAGGACGTCATTCTGGAGGTTATCCGTCGCCTCGGCACGGACGGCGGGTCGGGCTACGTGTACGAGTACGCGGGGAGCGCCATCGAGTCGCTGTCGATGGAGGGCCGGATGAGCATCTGCAACATGAGCATCGAGGGCGGCGCGCGCGCCGGCTACGTCAACCCCGACGAGACGACGTACGACTGGCTGCGCGAGACGGACGCCTTCGAGAACGACCCCGAGCGGTTCGCGGAACTGAAGCCGTACTGGGAGTCGATTCGGTCCGACGACGACGCGGAGTACGACGACGTGGTCACTATCGACGCGAACGCCCTCGAACCGATGGTGACGTGGGGGACGACGCCCGCGCAGGGCGTCGGCGTCACCGAGTCCATCCCGGAGCCGGAGAGCTGTCACAGTCCGGAGACGGCGCGGCAGGCGCAGGAACACGTCGGTGTGAGTCCGGGCGAGACGATGGAGGGGTATCTCGTGGACGTGGCGTTCCTCGGGTCGTGTACGAACGCCCGCCTCCGCGACTTGCGGCGCGCCGCCGAAGTCGTGCGGGGCCGCGAGGTCGCGGATGGCGTTCGCGCGCTCGTCGTCCCCGGCAGTCAGCGCGTGCAGGCCGCGACGGAAGCCGAGGGCCTGGACGAGGTGTTCCGCGAGGCGGGGTTCGAGTGGCGCGACCCCGGGTGTTCGATGTGCCTCGCGATGAACGACGACCAGCTGGAGGGAGACGAGGTCTGTGCGTCCTCCTCGAACCGGAACTTCGTCGGCCGGCAGGGCTCGACGGAGGGCCGCACGATTCTGATGAACCCGAAGATGGTCGCCGCGGCGGCGGTCACCGGCGAAGTCACGGACGTGCGGACGATGCGGGAGGTGACGACCGCATGA
- the ilvC gene encoding ketol-acid reductoisomerase, with amino-acid sequence MTDFENPVYYDEDADASHIQEKTVAVIGYGSQGHAHAQNLADSGVDVVVGLQPGSSSRSAAEADGLRVATPSEAAREADVVSVLVPDTVQPAVYADIEDELDSGDVLQFAHGFNIHYSQIEPREDVDVTMVAPKSPGHLVRRNYENDEGTPGLLAVYQDATGAAHDIGLAYAQAIGCTRAGVIETTFQEETETDLFGEQAVLCGGVTELVKTGYETLVDAGYSPEMAYFECLNELKLIVDLMYEDGIGGMWHSVSDTAEYGGLSRGPEIIDEDVRENMEDVLGEVQDGTFAREWILENQAGRPSYDQLVAAEEAHDIEAVGADLRELFAWNEDEERETAEASADD; translated from the coding sequence ATGACTGACTTCGAGAACCCCGTCTACTACGACGAAGACGCCGACGCATCGCACATCCAGGAAAAGACCGTAGCCGTCATCGGGTACGGCAGCCAGGGTCACGCGCACGCTCAGAACCTCGCCGACTCCGGAGTGGACGTGGTTGTCGGCCTGCAGCCCGGTTCGAGTTCGCGCAGCGCCGCCGAGGCGGACGGTCTGCGGGTCGCGACGCCGAGCGAGGCCGCTCGCGAGGCGGACGTGGTGAGCGTGCTCGTGCCGGACACGGTGCAGCCCGCGGTCTACGCGGACATCGAGGACGAACTCGATTCGGGCGACGTGCTCCAGTTCGCACACGGGTTCAACATCCACTACAGCCAGATCGAACCCCGTGAGGACGTGGACGTGACGATGGTCGCCCCGAAGTCGCCCGGCCACCTCGTCCGCCGGAACTACGAGAACGACGAGGGGACGCCGGGCCTGCTCGCGGTCTACCAGGACGCGACCGGTGCCGCCCACGACATCGGACTGGCGTACGCGCAGGCCATCGGCTGCACGCGCGCCGGCGTCATCGAGACGACGTTCCAGGAGGAGACCGAGACCGACCTGTTCGGCGAGCAGGCCGTGCTCTGCGGCGGCGTCACGGAGCTCGTGAAGACGGGCTACGAGACGCTCGTGGACGCCGGGTACAGCCCCGAGATGGCGTACTTCGAGTGCTTGAACGAACTCAAGCTCATCGTCGACCTGATGTACGAGGACGGCATCGGCGGGATGTGGCACTCCGTCTCGGACACGGCGGAGTACGGCGGGCTCTCCCGGGGCCCCGAAATCATCGACGAAGACGTGCGGGAGAACATGGAGGACGTGCTCGGCGAGGTGCAGGACGGCACGTTCGCCCGCGAGTGGATCCTGGAGAACCAGGCGGGCCGTCCGAGCTACGACCAGCTCGTCGCCGCCGAGGAAGCCCACGACATCGAGGCCGTGGGCGCGGATCTCCGCGAGCTGTTCGCGTGGAACGAGGACGAAGAGCGAGAGACAGCCGAAGCCTCAGCGGACGACTGA
- a CDS encoding site-specific integrase, protein MSLEPIDPETALELYLADKENDLAEASLEAHEYRLNHLVRWCNQQDITNLNTLTGRQLHKYRLWRREEGDLSKVAEKTQMDTVRVFIRWLESIDGVEQDLSEKVLSPSITPDENSRDVMLDTERATEVLAHLEKYEYATIDHVAIALMWHTMMRVGGVHALDVEDFDAEEQYLEVRHRPDAGTPIKNKGDGERLVALSDQLCTLLEDWIENQRPEVTDDYNRRPLLASRRGRAQKTTLREYVYQWSRPCAIGNECPHDRDPEECEAIPHGSASKCPSSVSPHAIRRGSITHSLNNDMPDKVVSDRANVSQAVIDQHYDRRTEREKMEQRRDYLDDL, encoded by the coding sequence ATGAGTCTCGAACCAATCGATCCCGAAACCGCGCTCGAACTGTACTTGGCCGACAAAGAAAACGACCTCGCTGAGGCCTCGCTCGAAGCCCACGAGTACCGGCTCAACCACTTGGTTCGTTGGTGTAATCAACAGGACATCACGAACCTCAACACGCTCACGGGTCGGCAACTTCACAAGTACCGCCTGTGGCGACGCGAGGAAGGCGACCTCAGCAAGGTCGCCGAGAAGACGCAGATGGACACGGTTCGCGTGTTCATTCGGTGGCTGGAGTCCATCGACGGCGTTGAGCAAGATCTCAGCGAGAAAGTGCTGTCGCCGTCGATCACTCCGGACGAAAATTCCCGAGACGTGATGCTCGACACGGAGCGTGCCACCGAAGTGCTCGCCCACTTAGAGAAGTACGAATACGCCACCATCGACCACGTTGCGATCGCCCTCATGTGGCACACGATGATGCGTGTCGGGGGAGTCCACGCCCTAGACGTCGAAGACTTCGACGCGGAGGAACAGTACCTCGAAGTCCGACATCGCCCAGACGCGGGCACACCAATCAAGAACAAGGGCGACGGCGAACGGCTGGTCGCGCTCTCTGACCAACTCTGCACGCTCCTCGAGGACTGGATCGAAAACCAGCGTCCTGAGGTAACGGACGACTACAATCGTCGGCCACTACTGGCATCCCGGCGGGGGCGGGCACAGAAGACGACACTGCGGGAGTACGTGTACCAGTGGAGTCGTCCCTGTGCAATCGGAAACGAATGTCCGCACGATCGTGACCCCGAGGAATGTGAGGCAATACCCCATGGCTCGGCAAGCAAGTGTCCGTCGAGTGTTAGCCCGCACGCCATCCGCCGCGGTAGTATCACCCATAGCCTGAACAACGACATGCCAGATAAGGTCGTCAGCGACCGCGCAAACGTCAGTCAAGCAGTCATCGACCAGCACTACGACCGACGGACGGAACGGGAGAAAATGGAGCAGCGGAGGGACTACCTCGATGATCTATAA
- a CDS encoding isocitrate/isopropylmalate dehydrogenase family protein, translating into MSEEIAVIPGDGIGSEVVPVAVDVLDAVGDFEFVHADAGDAVAEETGTPLPEETRERAASADATLFGAAGETAADVVLPLREAVGSFVNVRPARAYPGVDALCPDLDVVFLRENTEGVYTGAESRENGRATLTRVVTADASRRLAEYACDYAPDGFHVAHKANVMRETDGLFLETVEGVARERGVPTESVLMDALATHLCLSPSDFEVVVTPNLAGDVLSDLAAGLVGGLGLLPSANIGGERGLFEPVHGSAPDIAGEGIANPAATVLSAAMLLDFLDHGEEAAAVRSAVESVLADGPRTPDLGGDAGTDVVADAVLDRL; encoded by the coding sequence ATGTCTGAGGAAATCGCGGTCATCCCCGGGGACGGAATCGGCTCGGAGGTTGTGCCGGTCGCGGTGGACGTGCTCGACGCCGTCGGCGATTTCGAGTTCGTGCACGCGGACGCGGGCGACGCCGTCGCCGAGGAAACGGGAACGCCGCTCCCCGAGGAGACGCGCGAGCGAGCGGCGTCGGCGGACGCGACGCTGTTCGGCGCGGCGGGCGAGACCGCGGCGGACGTGGTGCTCCCGCTGCGCGAGGCCGTCGGGTCGTTCGTGAACGTCCGGCCCGCCCGCGCGTATCCGGGCGTTGACGCGCTCTGCCCCGACCTCGACGTCGTCTTCCTCCGGGAGAACACGGAGGGCGTCTACACGGGCGCGGAGTCCCGCGAGAACGGCCGCGCCACCCTCACTCGGGTGGTGACGGCGGACGCGAGTCGCCGGCTCGCCGAGTACGCGTGCGACTACGCACCCGACGGGTTCCACGTCGCGCACAAGGCGAACGTGATGCGGGAGACCGACGGCCTGTTCCTCGAAACCGTCGAAGGCGTGGCGCGCGAACGCGGCGTCCCCACCGAGTCGGTGTTGATGGACGCGCTCGCCACCCACCTCTGTCTCTCCCCGAGCGACTTCGAGGTCGTGGTGACGCCGAACCTCGCGGGCGACGTGTTGAGCGATCTCGCTGCCGGCCTCGTCGGCGGCCTCGGCCTCTTGCCGTCGGCGAACATCGGCGGCGAGCGCGGCCTCTTCGAGCCCGTACACGGGAGCGCGCCCGACATCGCCGGCGAGGGAATCGCGAACCCCGCGGCGACCGTCCTGTCCGCAGCGATGCTGCTCGATTTCCTCGACCACGGGGAAGAGGCCGCGGCGGTTCGGAGCGCCGTCGAGTCCGTGCTCGCGGACGGCCCGCGAACGCCCGACCTCGGCGGGGACGCCGGGACGGACGTGGTCGCGGACGCGGTTCTCGACCGCCTCTAA